Proteins encoded together in one Chitinophaga varians window:
- a CDS encoding 3-dehydroquinate synthase yields the protein MEYIQQQFDVNFSFRVFFSRDLFDPANTCLSAFLESKAEAAFQKKLLVVLDGGVAASHPGLAEKITYYLMQVRGFRLAPEIVTLTGGESVKNDLSQLFSLVDAIDQHGIDRHSYVIGIGGGSLLDLVGFAAAISHRGVKHIRIPTTVLSQNDSGVGVKNGINYKGKKNFLGSFAPPAAVFNDSTFLTTLDGRDWRSGMVEAVKVALIRDAPFFEWMEKKAEALTGGDMPAMEELIYRCAALHMAHIGGGGDPFESGSARPLDFGHWSAHKLEQLTDFSLRHGEAVSIGIALDSVYSFLLGWIDEAAMLRIVHVLKAMQLPIWHPLLQKQDNEPSPVIAGLEEFREHLGGQLTISLLRAIGRGAEIHHIDLDMLYKAADICQKLQS from the coding sequence ATGGAGTACATTCAACAACAATTCGACGTTAACTTTTCGTTCAGGGTCTTTTTTTCAAGAGATTTATTTGATCCGGCTAATACCTGTTTGTCAGCCTTCCTGGAGTCCAAAGCTGAAGCGGCTTTCCAGAAAAAACTGCTGGTGGTCCTCGATGGAGGCGTAGCCGCCAGCCATCCCGGCCTCGCCGAAAAAATCACTTATTATCTGATGCAGGTGCGCGGTTTCCGGCTGGCGCCGGAAATAGTCACGCTCACCGGCGGCGAAAGCGTGAAAAATGATTTGTCACAGCTGTTTTCCCTGGTAGATGCCATCGATCAGCATGGCATCGATCGCCACTCCTATGTGATTGGCATTGGCGGCGGCTCCCTGCTCGACCTCGTCGGTTTTGCAGCGGCCATCTCCCACCGTGGCGTGAAACATATTCGTATACCCACTACCGTATTATCACAAAATGATTCCGGTGTGGGCGTAAAAAACGGAATTAACTATAAGGGCAAGAAAAATTTCCTTGGCTCCTTTGCCCCGCCGGCGGCCGTGTTCAACGACAGTACTTTCCTGACCACGCTGGACGGGCGCGACTGGCGCTCCGGCATGGTGGAAGCGGTAAAGGTAGCCCTTATCCGCGACGCTCCTTTCTTTGAATGGATGGAGAAAAAAGCGGAGGCCCTTACCGGCGGCGATATGCCGGCCATGGAGGAGCTGATATACCGCTGCGCGGCGCTGCATATGGCGCACATTGGAGGTGGCGGCGATCCGTTTGAAAGCGGCTCGGCACGCCCGCTCGATTTCGGGCACTGGAGCGCACATAAGCTGGAACAGCTGACCGATTTTTCGCTCCGGCACGGGGAAGCGGTGTCTATCGGCATTGCCCTCGATAGCGTGTATTCCTTCCTGTTAGGATGGATCGACGAAGCGGCGATGCTCCGTATTGTCCATGTGCTGAAAGCCATGCAGCTGCCCATCTGGCATCCGCTGCTGCAAAAGCAGGACAACGAACCATCTCCGGTGATCGCAGGACTGGAAGAGTTCCGCGAGCACCTCGGCGGGCAACTCACGATCTCGCTGCTGCGGGCTATCGGAAGAGGCGCGGAGATACACCATATAGATCTGGATATGCTGTACAAAGCAGCAGATATCTGCCAAAAACTACAGTCATGA